A region from the Xenopus laevis strain J_2021 chromosome 4S, Xenopus_laevis_v10.1, whole genome shotgun sequence genome encodes:
- the neto2.S gene encoding neuropilin and tolloid-like protein 2, with product MGLEKVYFILEVLLITILVVEGIAVAQRTQEGHDIGTKHIPVPQCGTWVRTINGGHFASPNFPNTYPPNKECVYILEAAPRQRIELTFDEPYHIEPSFECRFDHLEVRDGPFGFSPLIDRYCGLKSPTAIRSTGRFMWIKFSSDEELEGLGFRAKYSFIPDPDFSYLGGILSPIPDCQFELSGADGIIRSSQVEQEEKLKTGQALDCIWTIKATPKAKIYLRFLDYQMEHSNECKRNFVAVYDGSSSIEHLKAKFCSTVANDVMLQTGIGVVRMWADEGSRLSRFRMLFTSFVEPPCVGSTFFCHSNMCINNSLVCNGIQNCAYPWDENHCKEKKEAGLFEQITKTHGTVIGITSGIVLVLLIISILVQVKQPRKKIMARKTTFNKTGFQEVFDPPHYELFSLRDKEISADLADLSEELENYQKTRRSSTTSRCIHEHHCGSQTASLKQSRTNLSSMDLPFRNDFAQPQPMKTFNSTFKKSTYSFKQSHDCPEQGIEDRVMEEIPCEIYVRGREDCAQGSMSIDF from the exons TGTTGCTGATAACTATTCTAGTGGTGGAAGGCATTGCAGTGGCTCAGAGAACACAAG AAGGACACGACATAGGAACTAAACACATTCCAGTGCCCCAGTGTGGTACATGGGTGCGGACCATTAATGGAGgtcattttgcttcaccaaattTTCCAAACACCTACCCTCCTAACAAGGAATGTGTCTATATTTTAGAAG CTGCTCCACGCCAAAGAATTGAGCTGACCTTTGATGAACCTTATCACATAGAACCTTCCTTTGAATGTCGGTTTGATCACTTGGAAGTACGAGATGGTCCATTTGGCTTCTCTCCACTTATTGATAGATATTGTGGTCTTAAAAGTCCAACAGCAATCCGATCAACGGGGAGATTCATGTGGATCAAATTTTCTTCTGATGAAGAATTAGAAGGACTAGGATTTCGAGCAAAATACTCCTTTATACCAG ATCCTGACTTCAGTTACCTTGGTGGTATTCTAAGTCCCATACCCG ACTGCCAGTTTGAGCTCTCAGGAGCAGATGGAATCATTCGCTCCAGTCAGGTGGAACAAGAAGAGAAATTGAAAACTGGACAAGCCCTTGACTGTATATGGACAattaaagcaacaccaaaagcTAAA ATTTACTTGAGATTCCTAGATTACCAGATGGAGCATTCGAACGAGTGCAAGCGCAACTTTGTCGCCGTCTATGATGGTAGCAGTTCCATTGAGCACCTGAAGGCAAAATTCTGCAGCACTGTTGCTAATGATGTGATGCTACAGACAGGCATCGGGGTGGTGCGGATGTGGGCGGATGAAGGAAGTCGGTTAAGCCGATTCCGGATGCTTTTCACATCATTTGTGGAAC CTCCCTGTGTCGGCAGTACTTTTTTTTGCCATAGCAACATGTGCATCAATAATTCTTTAGTGTGTAACGGTATTCAGAACTGTGCCTACCCCTGGGATGAAAATCATTGCAAAG aaaagaaaGAAGCTGGGCTGTTTGAGCAGATCACAAAGACCCATGGGACAGTTATTGGTATCACATCCGGAATTGTTTTAGTCCTCTTAATCATTTCTATTCTTGTTCAAGTGAAACAGCCTCGCAAAAAAATCATGGCAAGGAAGACTACATTCAACAAAACTGGATTTCAGGAGGTATTTGATCCTCCCCACTATGAGTTGTTTTCACTAAGGGACAAAGAAATTTCTGCAGACCTGGCTGATTTATCTGAGGAACTAGAAAACTATCAAAAAACCAGACGCTCGTCCACAACCTCTCGGTGTATCCACGAACATCACTGTGGGTCACAAACAGCATCATTAAAACAAAGCAGGACCAACCTAAGCTCAATGGACCTTCCATTCCGCAATGATTTTGCACAGCCTCAGCCAATGAAAACATTCAATAGTACCTTCAAGAAAAGTACCTATTCTTTTAAACAGTCCCACGATTGTCCTGAGCAAGGCATAGAAGACAGGGTAATGGAAGAAATTCCTTGTGAAATATATGTGCGTGGTCGAGAAGATTGTGCTCAGGGTTCTatgtccattgacttctaa